A window of Aeromicrobium sp. A1-2 contains these coding sequences:
- a CDS encoding extracellular solute-binding protein: MSAPGRVCARAAAALLLCALAACGSAGAKDAGPPTLTWYVGPDRVGAGALAQACTTAAGGAYKIQLEQMPADVDARHAMLVRRLTAKDTSIDLLSLDSAFTAEFSAARFLAPVPEELAPEFGKDVLPAALTAATYDGQLAVAPWWFDPQLLWFRGNVAERAGLDTSKPISWEDLVAGAERLDVTIQINDRDGSGLAEWVNALIVGGDGDLVRGTGRDPKVGLDSEAGRAAASVASLYLDSGRGPGPSREALASFAAPGGGFLIASSSIITDPALAAVAVDMGWTAYPVVGETSVAPLSGVGLAVPLYAPRTEMSYAAINCLTSPTSLRTLMVDTGHSASRLTAYDIPGVADSYPMAEVTKAAVQTGAAVPVTPYWHAAQSAINDTWRPLADFVPESTLDESQRAVRAAIAGELP, from the coding sequence GTGAGCGCACCAGGGAGGGTTTGTGCACGCGCGGCCGCAGCGCTCCTGCTCTGCGCGCTCGCGGCGTGTGGCTCGGCCGGTGCCAAGGACGCAGGGCCGCCGACGCTCACGTGGTACGTCGGCCCCGACCGGGTCGGTGCCGGCGCGTTGGCACAGGCCTGCACGACCGCGGCCGGCGGCGCGTACAAGATCCAGCTCGAGCAGATGCCGGCCGACGTGGATGCGCGGCACGCGATGCTGGTGCGGCGCCTCACCGCCAAGGACACCTCGATCGACCTGCTGAGCCTGGACTCGGCCTTCACGGCGGAGTTCTCGGCAGCACGGTTCCTGGCTCCTGTGCCCGAGGAGCTGGCCCCCGAGTTCGGCAAGGACGTCCTTCCGGCCGCCCTGACGGCGGCGACGTACGACGGGCAGCTCGCCGTCGCTCCGTGGTGGTTTGATCCGCAGCTCCTGTGGTTCCGTGGCAACGTCGCCGAGCGCGCGGGCCTGGACACCTCCAAGCCGATCAGCTGGGAAGACCTGGTCGCCGGCGCCGAGCGGCTCGACGTGACGATCCAGATCAACGATCGTGACGGCAGCGGGCTGGCTGAATGGGTCAATGCGTTGATCGTGGGTGGCGACGGCGACCTGGTTCGAGGCACCGGCCGCGACCCCAAGGTCGGTCTCGACTCCGAGGCCGGTCGCGCCGCAGCCTCGGTCGCGAGCCTGTACTTGGACTCCGGACGAGGCCCCGGCCCGTCGCGCGAGGCGCTTGCGTCGTTCGCGGCACCCGGTGGCGGATTCCTGATCGCCTCCAGCTCGATCATCACCGACCCGGCGCTCGCCGCCGTGGCGGTCGACATGGGCTGGACCGCCTACCCAGTGGTCGGCGAGACCAGCGTCGCCCCGTTGTCCGGCGTGGGCCTGGCGGTGCCGTTGTACGCACCGCGCACCGAGATGTCCTACGCCGCGATCAACTGCCTGACCTCTCCGACGTCCCTGCGGACCCTGATGGTCGACACGGGACACAGCGCGAGTCGCCTGACCGCCTACGACATCCCGGGCGTCGCCGACTCCTATCCCATGGCCGAGGTGACGAAGGCCGCCGTGCAGACCGGTGCGGCCGTCCCGGTGACGCCGTACTGGCACGCCGCCCAGTCGGCGATCAACGACACATGGCGACCGCTGGCCGACTTCGTGCCTGAGTCGACCCTCGACGAGTCCCAGCGGGCCGTCCGCGCCGCGATCGCCGGGGAGCTCCCATGA
- a CDS encoding DUF222 domain-containing protein, whose amino-acid sequence MNPEPTIDAMRTAAQALRTGDARDRARAIQVAQDALDAAKAVALAEIDASKDYEIDGASTLNAWVRNQLRLNSGQATSLVKNVVALRDLPLMAGAAMSGQISAAHVRVFVYGLAHVGLEPMRQFEDVFVDVASHHEPAELFETVKHLKDTIHPEDLDDAWERGMDKEDIAVDALPDGWHVTGFLNTVTGAKLKKVLDSVSAPHDAEDTRTGAQRRVQGLDDLLTDILGDGLPADKGVKPHLSVFVDADTLEAAASHVKATTENPHLIPTTCRQHGRRSSPATVRSDQTC is encoded by the coding sequence ATGAATCCGGAGCCCACGATCGACGCGATGCGGACCGCCGCTCAGGCGCTGCGCACGGGTGATGCGAGGGACCGGGCTCGGGCGATCCAGGTGGCGCAGGACGCCCTTGATGCTGCCAAGGCGGTCGCTCTGGCCGAGATCGACGCGTCGAAGGACTACGAGATCGACGGTGCCTCGACGTTGAATGCGTGGGTCCGCAACCAGTTGCGGCTCAACTCGGGTCAGGCCACCTCGCTGGTCAAGAACGTTGTTGCTCTGCGGGATCTGCCGCTGATGGCCGGCGCAGCTATGTCGGGGCAGATCAGCGCCGCCCACGTACGGGTCTTCGTCTACGGGTTGGCGCATGTGGGGTTGGAGCCGATGCGCCAGTTCGAGGACGTGTTCGTCGACGTCGCCTCCCATCATGAGCCGGCTGAACTGTTCGAGACGGTCAAGCATTTGAAGGACACGATCCATCCCGAGGATCTGGACGATGCGTGGGAGCGGGGCATGGACAAGGAAGACATCGCCGTCGACGCTTTGCCCGACGGCTGGCACGTGACTGGTTTCCTCAACACCGTGACTGGGGCCAAGCTCAAGAAGGTCCTGGACTCCGTGTCGGCACCGCACGATGCCGAGGACACCCGCACCGGTGCGCAGCGTCGGGTCCAAGGTCTGGATGACCTGTTGACCGACATCCTGGGCGACGGGCTCCCCGCCGACAAGGGCGTCAAACCGCACCTGTCGGTGTTCGTGGACGCCGACACCTTGGAAGCGGCTGCTTCGCATGTGAAGGCCACGACCGAGAACCCACACCTGATCCCGACCACATGCCGCCAACACGGCCGGCGAAGCTCGCCGGCCACGGTGCGATCGGACCAAACCTGTTGA
- a CDS encoding carbohydrate ABC transporter permease: MTPSVRSRLWASGTAFLLGFAVANYGIIRVARPDLWIWIAVAVVLMATSAAGILFADTRRAVSIWSIVGVEVFVAFTVIPLLWTFTVATAPAGETARSVWPQDVSWGAFDGAIHSEVLRQAAGTSVLVAGIATVVAMPLAIMAAYALVRLPVRGRRTAYGLVLAALLLPLVALVGPMADQLIQLDRFGSRLALVPPALAVTLPLAIWLCVTVFRDVPWSLRDAVRADGATRRQSLRRFVLPNVAPGMLVVTLLVFVAGCNDFVLGAALSVDDGSRPFPATLMLASGELDSPSSAVAAAGLLWVLPALLLLLVFPRRISHLLGRSYR; the protein is encoded by the coding sequence GTGACTCCCTCCGTGCGGTCGAGGCTCTGGGCCTCCGGCACCGCGTTCCTCCTGGGCTTCGCAGTCGCCAACTACGGCATCATCCGCGTCGCCAGGCCCGACCTGTGGATCTGGATCGCCGTGGCGGTCGTCCTGATGGCGACCAGCGCTGCCGGCATCCTGTTCGCCGACACCCGACGTGCCGTCTCGATCTGGTCGATCGTCGGCGTCGAGGTCTTTGTCGCGTTCACCGTGATCCCGTTGCTGTGGACGTTCACCGTGGCGACGGCTCCGGCGGGCGAGACGGCACGCAGCGTCTGGCCCCAGGACGTCTCCTGGGGCGCCTTCGACGGTGCCATCCACTCCGAGGTCCTGCGACAGGCCGCCGGTACGTCGGTCTTGGTCGCCGGCATCGCGACGGTCGTGGCCATGCCTCTCGCGATCATGGCGGCATACGCGCTGGTACGCCTGCCGGTGCGTGGGCGTCGCACCGCATACGGCCTGGTCCTCGCCGCGCTGCTGCTGCCGCTGGTGGCTCTGGTCGGGCCAATGGCGGACCAGCTGATCCAGCTCGATCGGTTCGGCTCTCGTCTGGCGCTGGTGCCGCCCGCTCTGGCGGTCACCCTGCCGCTGGCGATCTGGCTGTGCGTCACGGTGTTCCGCGACGTGCCGTGGTCGCTGCGCGATGCGGTGCGGGCCGACGGCGCGACGCGACGCCAGTCCCTGCGCCGGTTCGTGCTGCCCAACGTCGCCCCCGGCATGCTCGTCGTGACGTTGCTGGTCTTCGTGGCCGGGTGCAACGACTTCGTGCTGGGTGCGGCGCTGTCCGTCGATGATGGGTCCCGCCCGTTCCCCGCCACCCTGATGCTCGCGAGTGGTGAGCTCGACAGCCCCAGCTCAGCGGTCGCGGCAGCCGGTCTGCTCTGGGTCCTGCCCGCCCTGCTCCTTCTCCTCGTGTTCCCGCGCAGGATCAGCCACCTCCTCGGAAGGTCGTACCGATGA
- a CDS encoding carbohydrate ABC transporter permease — MRGWRWLAPAVLVLLAVTAWPVGRGVWLSLSSYSLTNPEDRTFAGLDNYLDILSSRTWWLAVSATLVIVLVAVVLQLLIGLAFAAALRRLTILWPVTRILVLVPFALLAVVSTVVWRDAVTTGFASEWFRLGEVGPFGSLVGVTIGEIWRGTGITTVILLAGLLRVPTSLMASAVADGATGWQRFRRVVLPAMGPAIAVAATYRSLDTFRILEGPLLADESGASVRTAPLIVWDTTFSSFELGLGAAMSIVLLVIAGLLGLLMVQLLRVRRVV, encoded by the coding sequence ATGAGGGGCTGGCGCTGGCTGGCGCCAGCGGTACTCGTCCTGCTGGCAGTCACCGCTTGGCCCGTCGGGCGCGGCGTGTGGCTCTCGTTGTCCTCCTACTCCCTGACGAATCCCGAGGACCGCACGTTCGCGGGCCTGGACAACTACCTCGACATCCTCAGCAGCCGCACGTGGTGGCTAGCGGTGTCCGCGACACTCGTCATCGTGCTCGTGGCAGTTGTGCTCCAGCTGCTGATCGGGCTGGCCTTCGCGGCAGCCCTGCGACGGCTGACCATCCTGTGGCCGGTCACCCGGATCCTCGTGCTGGTGCCGTTCGCACTGCTGGCCGTCGTGTCGACAGTCGTGTGGCGGGACGCTGTGACGACCGGATTCGCGTCGGAGTGGTTCCGGCTCGGCGAGGTCGGTCCGTTCGGCTCGCTCGTCGGCGTGACCATCGGTGAGATCTGGCGCGGGACGGGCATCACCACCGTGATCCTGCTTGCCGGTTTGCTGCGGGTCCCCACCTCGTTGATGGCCTCCGCCGTCGCCGACGGGGCGACCGGGTGGCAGCGGTTCCGCCGCGTCGTCCTGCCCGCGATGGGTCCGGCGATCGCGGTCGCCGCGACGTACCGCAGTCTTGACACGTTTCGGATCCTCGAGGGTCCGCTGCTGGCCGATGAGTCGGGGGCCTCAGTCCGTACGGCTCCGCTGATCGTGTGGGACACCACGTTCTCGTCCTTCGAGCTCGGTCTTGGTGCCGCGATGTCGATCGTGCTGCTCGTGATTGCCGGACTGCTGGGCCTGCTGATGGTCCAGCTGCTCAGGGTCAGGAGGGTCGTGTGA
- a CDS encoding PhoH family protein has product MAASRTTKSPSSARRTYVLDTSVLLADPNAVNRFHEHEVVIPVVVITELERKRHDPELGYFARSALRFLDDLRVKHGTLDVPLPIGEEGGTIRVELNHTDPSSLPSGFRLGDNDTRILSVARSLANEGLDVTIVSKDLPMRVKASAVGLVAQEYRAELALESGWTGMRELEIESFDLDLLYESGTLDLAEARELPCHTGLVLVSEKGSALGRVTADKDVQLVRGDRDAFGIHGRSAEQRVALDLLLDPDIGIVSLGGRAGTGKSALALCAGLEATMERGQHKKVVIFRPLYAVGGQELGYLPGSESEKMGPWGQAVFDTLGAVASPAVIEEILDRGMLEVLPLTHIRGRSLHDSFVIVDEAQSLERNVLLTVLSRIGSNSKVVLTHDVAQRDNLRVGRHDGVVAVVEKLKGHPLFAHVTLTRSERSPVAALVTEMLEDVSL; this is encoded by the coding sequence GTGGCCGCATCACGCACCACGAAGAGCCCGAGCTCAGCCCGCCGGACGTATGTCCTGGACACCAGTGTCCTGCTGGCGGATCCCAACGCGGTCAATCGATTCCACGAGCACGAGGTCGTGATCCCGGTCGTCGTGATCACCGAGCTCGAGCGCAAACGGCACGATCCCGAGCTCGGCTACTTCGCCCGCAGCGCCTTGCGATTCCTCGACGACCTCCGGGTCAAGCACGGCACCCTCGATGTCCCGCTGCCGATCGGTGAGGAGGGCGGCACGATCCGGGTCGAGCTCAACCACACCGACCCCTCGTCGCTGCCGTCGGGATTCCGACTCGGCGACAACGACACGCGGATCCTCTCGGTCGCTCGCAGCCTGGCCAACGAGGGTCTCGACGTCACGATCGTCTCCAAGGACCTGCCGATGCGAGTCAAGGCTTCCGCCGTGGGTCTGGTCGCCCAGGAGTATCGCGCCGAGCTCGCGCTGGAGTCCGGCTGGACCGGCATGCGTGAGCTTGAGATCGAGAGCTTCGACCTGGACCTGCTCTACGAGAGCGGCACGCTCGACCTGGCCGAGGCGCGCGAGCTCCCCTGCCACACGGGCCTCGTGCTGGTCTCCGAGAAGGGCAGCGCGCTGGGCCGCGTCACGGCCGACAAGGACGTGCAGCTCGTCCGCGGAGACAGGGACGCCTTCGGCATCCACGGCCGCTCGGCCGAGCAGCGTGTTGCGCTCGACCTGCTGCTCGACCCCGACATCGGCATCGTGTCGCTCGGCGGTCGGGCCGGCACGGGCAAATCGGCGCTGGCGCTGTGCGCGGGGCTCGAGGCGACCATGGAGCGCGGCCAACACAAGAAGGTCGTGATCTTCCGCCCGCTGTACGCCGTGGGCGGCCAGGAACTCGGCTACCTGCCGGGCAGCGAGTCCGAGAAGATGGGTCCGTGGGGCCAGGCGGTCTTCGACACGCTCGGAGCAGTCGCCTCTCCAGCCGTGATCGAGGAGATCCTCGACCGCGGCATGCTTGAGGTGCTGCCACTCACGCACATCCGAGGTCGCTCGCTGCACGACTCCTTCGTCATCGTCGACGAGGCGCAGTCCCTCGAGCGCAATGTGCTCCTGACCGTGCTCTCGCGGATCGGTTCGAACTCCAAGGTCGTCCTTACTCACGATGTCGCCCAGCGTGACAATCTGCGGGTCGGACGGCACGACGGGGTCGTCGCGGTGGTCGAGAAGCTCAAGGGCCATCCGCTGTTCGCCCACGTCACCTTGACCCGCTCAGAGCGCTCGCCGGTTGCCGCTCTGGTCACCGAAATGCTCGAGGACGTCTCGCTGTAG
- a CDS encoding HNH endonuclease — protein MYFLCVSDFTAFLMKDGGSDRQAQILNAGTAKYQPNLLQRRSVIARQHGVCATPGCHHTHLEIHHSIWWSLGGPTDLDLLVGLCTRCHHLLHRGRLQITGNAVTGFTFTTKAGRTLRRRRRRANYRQAA, from the coding sequence ATGTACTTCTTGTGTGTCAGTGACTTCACCGCATTCCTGATGAAGGACGGCGGCAGCGACCGGCAGGCGCAGATCCTCAACGCCGGGACCGCGAAGTACCAACCGAACCTGCTGCAACGCAGGTCGGTCATCGCCCGCCAGCACGGTGTGTGCGCGACGCCGGGCTGCCACCACACCCACCTGGAGATCCATCACAGCATCTGGTGGTCGTTGGGCGGACCGACAGACCTCGACCTCCTGGTCGGACTCTGCACCAGATGCCATCATCTGCTGCATCGTGGTCGTTTGCAGATCACCGGCAACGCCGTCACCGGATTCACCTTCACCACCAAAGCCGGCCGCACCCTGCGCCGACGCCGACGACGAGCCAACTACCGCCAAGCCGCCTGA